In a genomic window of Streptococcus mitis NCTC 12261:
- the pknB gene encoding Stk1 family PASTA domain-containing Ser/Thr kinase, whose product MIQIGKIFAGRYRILKQIGRGGMADVYLAKDLILDGEEVAVKVLRTNYQTDPIAVARFQREARAMADLDHPHIVRITDIGEEEGQQYLAMEYVAGLDLKRYIKEHHPLSNEEAVRIMGQILLAMRLAHTRGIVHRDLKPQNILLTPDGTAKVTDFGIAVAFAETSLTQTNSMLGSVHYLSPEQARGSKATVQSDIYAMGIIFYEMLTGHIPYDGDSAVTIALQHFQKPLPSVIAENPSVPQALENVVIKATAKKLTDRYKSVAEMYVDLSSSLSYNRRNEPKLVFDDATKADTKTLPKVPQSTLTSIPKAPVQEGRPQPKPQPHQTEKTVPSSKPTKRRRMKARYPILFATFLLVVASLVWILYRTPATIAIPNVAGQTVAEAKEALKKANFEVGEEKSESSDKVEEGRVIRTDPEAGKTRKEGTKINLIVSSGQQSFQLGNYLGRKSSDVVAELKGKKVPENLIKIEEEESNEIEAGTIMKQSLPEGTTYDLSKATQIVLTVAKKVNSISMPSYIGSSREFAVNNLTEIYDIKKANIEVVEVSKAPEGTAEGTVIEQSPKAGEKVDLSTTRVKISIYKPKTPPSSSSSTSVQRGNQGSPTTPNQGNQQGGQQGNQQGTVPTPSQPNSEGNHENSRD is encoded by the coding sequence ATGATCCAAATCGGCAAGATTTTTGCCGGGCGGTATCGGATTCTCAAACAGATTGGTCGAGGAGGCATGGCAGATGTTTACTTGGCTAAAGATTTGATTCTAGACGGGGAAGAAGTGGCAGTAAAGGTCCTGAGAACCAACTACCAGACAGACCCGATTGCTGTGGCGCGTTTCCAGCGGGAAGCGAGAGCCATGGCGGATCTGGACCATCCTCATATCGTTCGGATTACAGATATCGGTGAAGAAGAGGGACAACAGTATCTTGCAATGGAATATGTTGCTGGATTAGACCTCAAACGCTATATCAAGGAACATCACCCTCTTTCAAATGAAGAAGCGGTTCGAATCATGGGACAAATCCTCTTGGCTATGCGCTTAGCCCATACTCGAGGAATTGTTCACAGGGATTTGAAACCGCAAAATATCCTTTTGACCCCAGATGGGACTGCCAAGGTTACAGACTTTGGGATTGCAGTAGCCTTTGCAGAGACGAGTTTGACTCAGACCAACTCAATGCTGGGTTCCGTTCATTATTTATCGCCAGAGCAGGCGCGTGGTTCTAAAGCAACTGTGCAGAGTGATATCTATGCCATGGGGATTATTTTCTATGAGATGCTGACAGGTCATATTCCTTACGATGGGGATAGTGCGGTAACCATCGCCCTCCAGCATTTCCAGAAACCTCTGCCGTCGGTTATAGCTGAAAATCCATCTGTGCCTCAGGCATTAGAAAATGTTGTTATCAAGGCAACTGCTAAGAAATTAACAGATCGTTACAAATCAGTCGCTGAAATGTATGTGGATTTGTCGAGTAGTTTGTCTTATAATCGTCGTAATGAACCAAAGCTAGTCTTTGACGATGCAACTAAGGCAGATACTAAAACTCTTCCTAAAGTACCGCAAAGTACCTTGACTTCTATTCCTAAAGCTCCGGTACAAGAGGGAAGACCTCAACCTAAGCCCCAACCTCATCAGACAGAAAAAACAGTACCTAGTTCAAAGCCAACCAAACGTCGTCGTATGAAAGCACGTTATCCAATTTTATTTGCGACCTTCTTGTTGGTTGTGGCATCCTTGGTATGGATTTTATATAGAACGCCCGCTACCATTGCTATTCCAAATGTGGCAGGTCAGACGGTTGCAGAGGCTAAAGAGGCTCTAAAAAAAGCCAATTTTGAGGTTGGTGAAGAAAAATCAGAGTCCAGTGATAAGGTTGAAGAAGGTCGGGTTATTCGTACAGACCCTGAAGCTGGTAAAACACGTAAAGAAGGAACAAAAATTAATTTGATTGTGTCTTCTGGTCAGCAGTCTTTCCAACTCGGAAATTATCTCGGAAGAAAGTCCAGTGATGTAGTGGCAGAATTGAAGGGTAAGAAGGTTCCAGAAAATCTGATTAAGATTGAGGAAGAAGAATCCAACGAAATCGAAGCCGGTACAATCATGAAACAAAGTTTACCGGAGGGAACAACCTATGATCTTAGCAAGGCAACTCAAATAGTTTTGACAGTTGCTAAAAAAGTAAATTCTATTTCAATGCCAAGCTATATTGGTTCTAGCCGAGAATTTGCAGTCAATAATCTTACAGAGATATATGACATTAAAAAAGCTAATATCGAAGTTGTAGAAGTGTCTAAAGCTCCTGAAGGAACTGCTGAGGGGACTGTTATAGAGCAAAGTCCAAAAGCAGGCGAAAAAGTAGACTTGAGCACTACTCGTGTTAAAATTTCTATTTATAAACCCAAAACACCACCATCAAGTTCCTCTTCAACGTCAGTTCAACGTGGTAACCAAGGTTCACCTACTACTCCAAATCAAGGGAATCAACAAGGTGGCCAGCAAGGAAATCAACAAGGAACGGTTCCTACTCCGAGTCAACCAAATAGTGAAGGAAATCACGAAAATTCTCGTGATTAA
- the rsmB gene encoding 16S rRNA (cytosine(967)-C(5))-methyltransferase RsmB has translation MTKVETARSLALAVLEDVFINQAYSNIALNKHFKGSQLSAADKGLVTELVYGTVARKLTLEWYLSHFIEDRDQLDSWLYVLLLMSAYQLRYLDKIPDHAVVNEAVELAKVRKKGSEKLVNAVLRRILREGWPDIASIKRKNKRDSIAYSLPVWLVAKLKEEYGEERAQAIFESLLVRNKASIRVTDLGRKEEIQVLLEASDSPLSVFGLVKEQGHFAGHDLFSEGAITIQDESSQLVAPTLDLQGGEQVLDACAAPGGKTAHIASYLTTGQVTALDLYDHKLDLIQENAQRLGVADRVQMQKLDARKVHEFFGQDSFDKILVDAPCSGIGLLRRKPDIKYNKETADFASLQEIQLEILGSVCQTLRKGGIITYSTCTIVSEENFQVVQAFLESHPEFEQVTLEHECKDIMKDGCILITPELYGSDGFFISQFRKISD, from the coding sequence AGTTTAGCCCTAGCAGTATTAGAGGATGTTTTTATCAATCAAGCATACTCAAATATCGCCTTAAATAAGCATTTCAAGGGAAGTCAACTTTCGGCAGCAGACAAGGGCTTGGTGACCGAGCTGGTCTATGGAACGGTAGCCCGTAAACTGACTCTGGAATGGTACCTATCCCACTTTATCGAAGACAGAGACCAGTTAGATAGTTGGCTTTATGTCCTTCTTCTCATGAGTGCTTACCAGCTCCGCTATTTGGACAAGATTCCAGACCATGCTGTGGTCAATGAAGCAGTAGAATTGGCCAAAGTCCGTAAAAAAGGCAGTGAAAAATTGGTCAACGCTGTCCTTCGCCGTATCTTGCGTGAAGGCTGGCCAGATATTGCTAGCATCAAGCGAAAAAACAAGCGTGATTCTATTGCCTATTCTCTTCCAGTTTGGCTAGTTGCCAAGCTCAAGGAAGAATACGGAGAAGAGCGAGCTCAAGCTATCTTTGAAAGCCTTTTGGTGCGCAACAAGGCTAGTATTCGTGTAACGGACCTAGGACGAAAAGAAGAAATCCAAGTCTTGTTGGAGGCCAGTGATTCACCTTTGTCTGTTTTTGGTCTCGTCAAGGAGCAGGGGCATTTTGCAGGCCATGACCTATTTTCAGAGGGGGCTATTACTATCCAAGACGAGTCTAGTCAGCTGGTTGCTCCCACTCTTGATTTACAAGGTGGTGAGCAGGTTCTAGATGCCTGTGCGGCTCCAGGTGGGAAAACAGCCCATATAGCCTCTTATCTAACGACAGGTCAGGTTACTGCTCTGGACTTGTACGACCATAAGTTGGACTTAATACAAGAAAATGCCCAACGTTTGGGAGTTGCAGATCGGGTTCAAATGCAAAAATTAGATGCCAGAAAGGTGCATGAGTTTTTTGGTCAGGATTCATTTGATAAGATTTTGGTAGATGCTCCCTGTTCAGGAATCGGTCTTCTGCGCCGAAAACCAGACATCAAATACAATAAAGAAACGGCAGATTTCGCGTCCTTGCAGGAAATTCAGCTAGAAATATTAGGTAGTGTTTGTCAAACACTACGCAAAGGTGGTATAATAACTTATAGTACCTGTACTATTGTCTCAGAGGAGAACTTTCAAGTCGTACAGGCATTTTTAGAAAGTCATCCTGAATTTGAGCAGGTTACACTAGAACATGAATGTAAGGATATCATGAAAGACGGCTGTATCCTCATTACACCTGAATTGTATGGAAGTGATGGATTTTTTATCAGTCAATTTCGTAAGATATCGGATTAG
- a CDS encoding LacI family DNA-binding transcriptional regulator → MVAKLTDVAKLAGVSPTTVSRVINKKGYLSEKTIQKVNEAMRELGYKPNNLARSLQGKSAKLIGLIFPNISNVFYAELIDKLEHQLFKNGYKTIICNSEHDSEKEREYIEMLEANQVDGIISGSHNLGIEDYNRVTAPIISFDRNLSPDIPVVSSDNYAGGVLAAQTLVKTGAQSIIMITGNDNSNSPTGLRHAGFASVLPKAPIINISSDFSPVRKEMEIKNILTRQKPDAIFASDDLTAILVIKIAQELGISVPEELKVIGYDGTYFIENYYPHLTTIKQPLQEIACLTVDLLLQKIEGKEVATTGYFLPVTLLPGKSI, encoded by the coding sequence ATGGTCGCAAAACTAACTGATGTCGCCAAACTTGCAGGCGTCAGCCCTACTACCGTTTCTCGGGTTATCAATAAAAAAGGTTATCTATCTGAGAAAACCATTCAAAAGGTCAATGAAGCCATGCGAGAATTGGGCTATAAACCCAACAACCTGGCTCGTAGTCTGCAAGGAAAATCAGCTAAGTTAATCGGCTTGATTTTCCCCAATATTTCCAATGTTTTCTATGCAGAATTGATTGATAAGCTGGAGCACCAACTCTTCAAAAATGGTTATAAGACCATCATCTGCAACAGTGAGCACGATTCTGAAAAGGAACGCGAATACATCGAAATGTTGGAAGCCAATCAGGTGGACGGCATCATTTCGGGTAGTCACAACTTGGGAATTGAAGACTACAATCGCGTGACAGCGCCGATTATTTCCTTCGACCGAAACCTATCTCCAGACATCCCTGTCGTTTCCTCTGACAACTACGCTGGTGGGGTTCTTGCTGCCCAGACCTTGGTTAAGACAGGCGCCCAGTCTATCATCATGATTACAGGGAATGACAATTCCAATTCGCCAACCGGACTGCGCCACGCTGGTTTTGCATCCGTACTCCCAAAAGCGCCTATTATCAATATTTCCAGTGACTTTTCTCCCGTCAGAAAAGAAATGGAAATCAAGAATATCTTGACTCGTCAAAAACCAGATGCCATTTTTGCTTCAGATGATTTGACAGCTATTCTGGTCATTAAAATTGCTCAAGAACTAGGCATTTCTGTTCCTGAAGAGCTCAAAGTCATCGGCTACGATGGGACCTATTTTATCGAGAACTACTACCCTCATTTGACAACAATTAAGCAACCTTTGCAAGAGATTGCCTGCCTCACTGTTGATCTTCTCTTGCAGAAGATCGAAGGTAAGGAAGTTGCGACAACAGGCTACTTCTTACCAGTTACCCTATTACCTGGAAAAAGTATTTAA
- a CDS encoding threonine/serine exporter family protein produces MEESRELNAVIDVIMLAGTILLKSGSEIHRVEDTMIRIAHSQGILDCNVLAMPAAIFFSIENTNISRMKRVTSSSYNIEKVCDVNQISRQLVGGQIDLETAFKQLKALQAQPLPYTKLQVTLAATFSAPFFSIMFSGNIYDALGAGVATLFGFAFSLYVEKFIRIPFVTAFAGAFVFGMIAQFWARYTGFPSTADLIIAGAVMPFVPGIALTNAVRDIMTNHINSGMSKMFESLLITLALGAGTSVALVLMN; encoded by the coding sequence ATGGAAGAATCAAGAGAATTAAATGCCGTCATCGATGTGATTATGTTAGCAGGAACCATTCTCCTTAAAAGTGGTTCAGAGATTCATCGTGTAGAAGATACCATGATTCGTATTGCGCATTCGCAGGGAATTTTGGATTGCAATGTTCTGGCTATGCCTGCCGCAATCTTTTTCTCCATTGAAAATACCAATATTTCGCGAATGAAACGCGTGACCTCCTCTTCTTATAATATTGAAAAAGTCTGCGATGTCAACCAGATTTCTCGTCAGTTGGTAGGGGGGCAGATTGATTTAGAGACAGCGTTCAAGCAATTGAAGGCTTTGCAAGCCCAACCTCTTCCTTATACTAAGTTGCAGGTAACTCTGGCTGCGACCTTTAGTGCTCCTTTCTTTTCAATTATGTTTAGTGGAAATATCTACGACGCACTTGGGGCAGGAGTGGCTACCTTATTTGGTTTTGCCTTTTCCCTCTATGTAGAGAAGTTTATCCGAATTCCCTTTGTGACAGCATTTGCTGGAGCCTTTGTCTTTGGGATGATAGCCCAGTTTTGGGCTCGCTACACAGGTTTTCCTTCAACGGCAGATTTGATTATAGCTGGTGCGGTCATGCCGTTTGTACCAGGTATTGCCTTGACCAATGCGGTTCGTGATATTATGACCAACCACATAAACTCTGGTATGAGTAAGATGTTTGAATCCCTGCTCATTACCCTTGCTTTAGGGGCGGGAACTTCTGTCGCCTTGGTATTGATGAACTAA
- a CDS encoding hydroxymethylglutaryl-CoA synthase: MTIGIDKIGFATGQYVLKLQDLAEARGIDPEKLSKGLLLKELSIAPLTEDIVTLAASASDSILTEQERAEIDMVIVATESGIDQSKAAAVFVHGLLGIQPFARSFEIKEACYGATAALHYAKLHVENSPESKVLVIASDIAKYGIETPGEPTQGAGSVAMLITQNPRIMAFNNDNVAQTRDIMDFWRPNYSTTPYVNGVYSTQQYLDSLKTTWLEYQKRYQLTLDDFAAVCFHLPYPKLALKGLKKIMDKSLPQEKKDLLQKHFDQSILYSQKVGNIYTGSLFLGLLSLLENTDSLKAGDKIALYSYGSGAVAEFFSGELVEGYEAYLDKDRLNKLNQRTALSVADYEKVFFEEVELDETNSAQFAGYENQDFALVEIVDHQRRYSKVEK; the protein is encoded by the coding sequence ATGACAATCGGTATTGATAAGATTGGTTTTGCGACCGGTCAATATGTCTTGAAATTACAAGACTTAGCAGAAGCGAGGGGAATTGACCCTGAAAAATTAAGTAAAGGACTCTTACTCAAGGAATTGAGTATTGCGCCCCTAACTGAGGATATCGTGACCTTGGCGGCCAGTGCAAGTGATTCTATTTTAACGGAGCAAGAAAGAGCAGAAATTGATATGGTCATTGTAGCTACTGAGTCAGGAATTGACCAAAGTAAAGCTGCAGCCGTCTTTGTGCATGGTTTGCTGGGCATCCAGCCCTTTGCTCGTAGTTTCGAGATTAAAGAAGCCTGCTATGGAGCGACAGCTGCCCTTCATTATGCCAAATTGCATGTGGAAAATTCTCCAGAGTCCAAAGTTTTGGTTATTGCCAGTGATATTGCCAAATATGGTATTGAAACACCTGGAGAACCCACTCAGGGTGCTGGAAGTGTGGCTATGTTGATTACACAGAATCCACGCATTATGGCCTTTAATAATGACAATGTAGCTCAGACTCGTGACATCATGGATTTCTGGCGTCCAAATTACTCAACAACCCCTTATGTAAATGGTGTCTATTCTACCCAGCAATATCTAGATAGTTTGAAAACGACTTGGCTTGAATACCAAAAACGCTACCAGCTTACCTTAGATGATTTTGCTGCGGTTTGCTTCCACTTGCCTTATCCTAAATTAGCGCTAAAAGGCTTGAAAAAAATCATGGATAAGAGCCTGCCGCAAGAGAAAAAAGACCTCTTGCAAAAGCATTTTGACCAGTCTATTCTCTACAGTCAAAAGGTGGGAAATATCTATACAGGTTCCCTCTTCCTCGGACTCTTGTCTCTCTTGGAAAATACAGATAGCTTGAAGGCTGGGGATAAAATTGCCCTTTATAGTTACGGAAGTGGGGCTGTAGCTGAGTTCTTTAGCGGTGAATTGGTTGAAGGATATGAAGCTTATCTGGATAAGGACCGTTTGAACAAGCTCAACCAACGAACTGCCCTGTCTGTTGCAGACTATGAAAAAGTCTTCTTTGAGGAAGTAGAGTTAGACGAAACAAATTCTGCCCAGTTTGCTGGCTATGAAAATCAAGATTTTGCCTTGGTTGAAATTGTTGACCACCAACGCCGTTATAGCAAGGTTGAAAAATAA
- a CDS encoding Stp1/IreP family PP2C-type Ser/Thr phosphatase, translated as MEISLLTDVGQKRTNNQDYVNHYVNRAGRTMIILADGMGGHRAGNIASEMAVTDLGVAWVDTQIDTVNEVREWFANNLEIENQRINQLGQNEAYKGMGTTLEAVAIIDNQAIYAHIGDSRIGLIRGEEYHQLTSDHSLVNELLKAGQLTPEEAASHPQKNIITQSIGQKDEIQPDFGMITLEPGDYLLLNSDGLTNMISGSEISDIVTSDISLADKAATLIRFANNAGGLDNITVALIAVNEEETE; from the coding sequence ATGGAAATTTCATTATTAACAGATGTTGGTCAGAAACGAACAAATAACCAAGACTATGTCAACCACTATGTCAATAGAGCTGGACGTACTATGATTATCCTAGCTGATGGTATGGGAGGTCATCGCGCAGGGAATATCGCTAGTGAAATGGCGGTAACAGACCTAGGTGTAGCTTGGGTAGATACTCAAATCGATACAGTTAATGAAGTACGTGAATGGTTTGCTAACAACCTTGAGATTGAAAATCAAAGGATTAACCAATTGGGACAAAATGAAGCCTATAAAGGAATGGGAACAACCCTTGAGGCTGTAGCCATTATTGATAATCAGGCTATCTATGCCCACATTGGGGATTCTCGTATCGGTTTGATTCGTGGAGAAGAATACCACCAGTTAACGAGCGACCATTCTTTGGTCAATGAATTGCTTAAGGCAGGTCAATTGACACCTGAAGAAGCTGCTAGCCATCCACAGAAAAATATTATTACCCAGTCAATCGGTCAAAAAGACGAAATTCAGCCTGATTTTGGAATGATCACCCTTGAGCCGGGAGACTATCTCTTACTCAATAGTGATGGCTTGACAAATATGATTTCAGGCAGTGAGATTTCTGATATTGTAACCAGCGATATTTCTTTGGCAGATAAGGCAGCAACCTTGATCCGTTTTGCCAACAATGCGGGTGGTTTAGACAACATCACAGTTGCCCTTATTGCTGTTAATGAGGAGGAAACAGAATGA
- a CDS encoding threonine/serine exporter family protein, translating into MTLTTFLLQAVASLLAIITFLIVLNVQRSMLLPGGILGMAVWLIYLLLKEPTNVIVATFIAAIIGSCVSQILSILYKTPAVVFILAILAPLVPGYLSYRTTAFFVTGDYSHAIASATLVVMLALVISIGMASGTVILRLYSYLRKQHNR; encoded by the coding sequence ATGACACTAACAACCTTTTTATTACAAGCAGTAGCAAGTCTTCTTGCTATAATCACTTTTTTAATCGTACTCAATGTTCAACGTTCTATGCTCTTACCAGGAGGAATTTTGGGCATGGCTGTCTGGCTAATTTATCTTTTGCTCAAGGAACCGACCAATGTTATTGTGGCTACTTTTATTGCAGCCATTATCGGTTCTTGTGTCAGCCAGATTTTAAGTATTCTTTATAAGACACCTGCTGTAGTCTTTATCTTGGCAATCTTGGCACCTCTGGTTCCGGGTTATCTCTCCTATCGGACAACTGCCTTTTTTGTGACGGGAGATTACAGTCATGCCATTGCTAGTGCAACCTTGGTTGTTATGTTGGCTTTGGTGATTTCCATTGGAATGGCTAGCGGAACAGTGATTCTTAGACTGTATTCTTACTTACGAAAACAGCATAATCGTTAG